From Desmodus rotundus isolate HL8 chromosome 12, HLdesRot8A.1, whole genome shotgun sequence, one genomic window encodes:
- the RAB4B gene encoding ras-related protein Rab-4B isoform X2 translates to MAETYVKQDSNHTIGVEFGSRVVNVGGKTVKLQIWDTAGQERFRSVTRSYYRGAAGALLVYDITSRETYNSLAAWLTDARTLASPNIVVILCGNKKDLDPEREVTFLEASRFAQENELMFLETSALTGENVEEAFLKCARTILNKIDSGELDPERMGSGIQYGDASLRQLRQPRSAQAVAPQPCGC, encoded by the exons TCAAACAGGACTCCAACCACACGATCGGTGTGGAATTCGGATCTCGGGTAGTCAATGTGGGAGGGAAGACTGTGAAACTACAGATTTGGGACACAGCTGGCCAGGAGCGGTTTCG GTCAGTGACACGGAGTTACTACCGAGGGGCAGCCGGAGCCCTGCTGGTGTATGACATTACCAG CCGGGAAACTTACAACTCACTGGCTGCCTGGCTGACTGATGCCCGCACGCTGGCCAGCCCCAACATTGTGGTCATCCTTTGTGGTAACAAGAAGGACCTGGACCCTGAGCGTGAGGTCACTTTCCTGGAGGCCTCCCGCTTTGCCCAGGAGAATG AGCTAATGTTCCTGGAAACTAGTGCTCTCACAGGGGAGAACGTGGAAGAGGCTTTCCTGAAGTGTGCCCGCACTATCCTGAACAAGATTGACTCAG GTGAGCTCGACCCTGAGAGGATGGGCTCAGGCATTCAGTACGGTGATGCCTCCCTTCGCCAGCTGCGGCAGCCACGGAGTGCCCAGGCTGTGGCCCCTCAGCCCTGTGGCTGCTGA
- the EGLN2 gene encoding prolyl hydroxylase EGLN2 isoform X1, which translates to MDSPCQPQPLSQALPQLPSSVSEPLELGRSRMGVERYLPCPLLPSYHRPGAPAEASAGSGIPRTTATSTTTSPLPEGFGGQDGGELRPLQSEGAAALVTKGCQRLAAQGARPEAPKRKWAEDGGDAPAPSKRPWARQENQEAEEEGEGGTGCSSGRGEASVGLREEELPAAPERLALDYIVPCMRYYGICVKDNFLGAALGGRVLAEVEALKWGGRLRDGQLVSQRAIPPRSIRGDQIAWVEGHEPGCRSIGALMAHVDTVIRHCAGRLGGYVINGRTKAMVACYPGNGLGYVRHVDNPHGDGRCITCIYYLNQNWDIKVHGGLLQIFPEGRPVVANIEPLFDRLLIFWSDRRNPHEVKPAYATSIRTEGCPSTCVSANYTHLVAVAELHGQKACPDLGRALGRCCPASSPRVSVSAPSLPPLLLPTLPLSCLVWRVSSVTADQGGGETCAALL; encoded by the exons ATGGACAGCCCCTGCCAGCCACAGCCCCTGAGTCAGGCTCTCCCTCAGTTGCCGAGTTCTGTGTCAGAGCCCTTGGAGCTTGGCCGGTCCAGGATGGGGGTGGAGAGGTACCTGCCGTGTCCACTGCTACCCTCCTACCACCGTCCAGGAGCACCTGCTGAGGCCTCGGCAGGGAGTGGGATCCCCAGAACCACAGCCACTTCCACCACAACCAGCCCCCTGCCAGAAGGCTTCggtgggcaggatggtggtgAGCTGCGGCCACTGCAGAGCGAGGGTGCTGCGGCACTGGTCACCAAGGGGTGCCAGCGACTGGCAGCTCAGGGCGCCCGGCCTGAGGCCCCCAAGAGGAAATGGGCAGAGGATGGTGGGGATGCACCTGCACCCAGCAAGCGtccctgggccaggcaggagaaccaggaagcagaggaagagggggagggcgGCACAGGCTGCAGCAGTGGCCGTGGTGAGGCCAGTGTTGGCCTGAGGGAGGAGGAGCTGCCTGCTGCACCTGAGCGCCTGGCCCTGGACTATATCGTGCCCTGCATGCGGTACTATGGCATCTGTGTCAAGGACAACTTCCTGGGGGCGGCACTGGGTGGCCGTGTGTTGGCTGAGGTAGAGGCCCTGAAGTGGGGCGGGCGCCTGCGTGATGGGCAGCTAGTGAGCCAGCGGGCTATCCCGCCACGCAGCATCCGTGGGGACCAGATTGCCTGGGTGGAAGGCCATGAGCCAGGCTGCCGAAGCATCGGGGCCCTCATGGCCCATGTGGACACTGTGATCCGGCACTGCGCTGGGCGGCTGGGCGGCTACGTCATCAACGGGCGCACCAAG GCCATGGTGGCGTGTTACCCAGGCAACGGGCTGGGGTACGTGAGGCACGTTGACAATCCCCACGGTGATGGGCGCTGCATCACATGTATCTATTACCTGAATCAGAACTGGGACATCAAG GTGCATGGTGGCCTGCTGCAGATCTTCCCTGAGGGCCGGCCTGTGGTAGCCAACATCGAGCCACTCTTTGACCGGCTGCTCATTTTCTGGTCTGACCGGCGGAACCCCCATGAGGTGAAACCAGCCTATGCTACCAG catcagGACAGAAGGGTGTCCAAGTACCTGTGTCTCAGCCAACTACACCCACCTAGTGGCCGTCGCAGAGCTGCATGGACAGAAAGCTTGCCCTGACTTGGGGAGAGCTCTGGGCCGGTGCTGCCCAGCCAGCAGCCCACGAGTCTCGGTGTCTGCTCCTTCCCTGCCACCGCTGCTGCTTCCGACTTTGCCTCTGTCCTGCCTGGTGTGGAGGGTTTCCTCAGTCACTGCGGACCAAGGAGGAGGAGAGACCTGTGCTGCCCTGTTATGA
- the EGLN2 gene encoding prolyl hydroxylase EGLN2 isoform X2 yields MDSPCQPQPLSQALPQLPSSVSEPLELGRSRMGVERYLPCPLLPSYHRPGAPAEASAGSGIPRTTATSTTTSPLPEGFGGQDGGELRPLQSEGAAALVTKGCQRLAAQGARPEAPKRKWAEDGGDAPAPSKRPWARQENQEAEEEGEGGTGCSSGRGEASVGLREEELPAAPERLALDYIVPCMRYYGICVKDNFLGAALGGRVLAEVEALKWGGRLRDGQLVSQRAIPPRSIRGDQIAWVEGHEPGCRSIGALMAHVDTVIRHCAGRLGGYVINGRTKAMVACYPGNGLGYVRHVDNPHGDGRCITCIYYLNQNWDIKVHGGLLQIFPEGRPVVANIEPLFDRLLIFWSDRRNPHEVKPAYATRYAITVWYFDAKERAAAKDKYQLASGQKGVQVPVSQPTTPT; encoded by the exons ATGGACAGCCCCTGCCAGCCACAGCCCCTGAGTCAGGCTCTCCCTCAGTTGCCGAGTTCTGTGTCAGAGCCCTTGGAGCTTGGCCGGTCCAGGATGGGGGTGGAGAGGTACCTGCCGTGTCCACTGCTACCCTCCTACCACCGTCCAGGAGCACCTGCTGAGGCCTCGGCAGGGAGTGGGATCCCCAGAACCACAGCCACTTCCACCACAACCAGCCCCCTGCCAGAAGGCTTCggtgggcaggatggtggtgAGCTGCGGCCACTGCAGAGCGAGGGTGCTGCGGCACTGGTCACCAAGGGGTGCCAGCGACTGGCAGCTCAGGGCGCCCGGCCTGAGGCCCCCAAGAGGAAATGGGCAGAGGATGGTGGGGATGCACCTGCACCCAGCAAGCGtccctgggccaggcaggagaaccaggaagcagaggaagagggggagggcgGCACAGGCTGCAGCAGTGGCCGTGGTGAGGCCAGTGTTGGCCTGAGGGAGGAGGAGCTGCCTGCTGCACCTGAGCGCCTGGCCCTGGACTATATCGTGCCCTGCATGCGGTACTATGGCATCTGTGTCAAGGACAACTTCCTGGGGGCGGCACTGGGTGGCCGTGTGTTGGCTGAGGTAGAGGCCCTGAAGTGGGGCGGGCGCCTGCGTGATGGGCAGCTAGTGAGCCAGCGGGCTATCCCGCCACGCAGCATCCGTGGGGACCAGATTGCCTGGGTGGAAGGCCATGAGCCAGGCTGCCGAAGCATCGGGGCCCTCATGGCCCATGTGGACACTGTGATCCGGCACTGCGCTGGGCGGCTGGGCGGCTACGTCATCAACGGGCGCACCAAG GCCATGGTGGCGTGTTACCCAGGCAACGGGCTGGGGTACGTGAGGCACGTTGACAATCCCCACGGTGATGGGCGCTGCATCACATGTATCTATTACCTGAATCAGAACTGGGACATCAAG GTGCATGGTGGCCTGCTGCAGATCTTCCCTGAGGGCCGGCCTGTGGTAGCCAACATCGAGCCACTCTTTGACCGGCTGCTCATTTTCTGGTCTGACCGGCGGAACCCCCATGAGGTGAAACCAGCCTATGCTACCAG GTACGCCATCACTGTCTGGTATTTTGATGCCAAGGAGCGAGCAGCAGCCAAAGACAAGTATCAGCTAG catcagGACAGAAGGGTGTCCAAGTACCTGTGTCTCAGCCAACTACACCCACCTAG
- the LOC123478401 gene encoding LOW QUALITY PROTEIN: cytochrome P450 2F1 (The sequence of the model RefSeq protein was modified relative to this genomic sequence to represent the inferred CDS: deleted 4 bases in 3 codons; substituted 2 bases at 2 genomic stop codons) — translation MGLTGADHMPAAAFTVDSISTAMLLLLLVLTCLCLTLSTGGKGQLTPGPRPLLFLXNLLQLHSQGRLTSLTKLSKKYGSVYTVHLRPRQVVVLSGYQAIKEAHVDQAEEFSGHGSYPTFFNFTKGNGITFSNGEQWKVLRKFSIQILWNFGMGEGSFEEQIMEEGNFLLVELWKTEGRSPRPFDPTFAPSRSVCNIIGSVVFSSRFDYDDERLLTITHLLHDSSQILSSPWGEWYNSFRSPLDWVPGPQXRLFQNLGRMKDDLIACSVRDNQAPPDTSSPRDFIDCFLIKMEQETRNPLSHFHVDTLLRTTHNLLSGGTETLSTTPSPPSSWYRMVGCEWLPALEDQTAVPHADAVIHEVQRFADVIPQNLIHHVIQDTTFRGFLLPEGTSVITLLHTVHYNPSQCLTPQEFNPENFLDANQSFKKSPAFMPFSTSRRLCLGESLAPKDPFLYLNTILQNFSLQPLEAPEDIDLTRLSSGLGNLPRPFQLCLRAMTPEPFQIHLWAMRPTPRGCCAPLLGPLCPHPSRYHSLSLTLCLPHAHPSPSRLYRICAPRGKDSGKRSGHWAPVFTVQPGPRPAMVLCGYAALWDALVLHADTFYSRWDRATF, via the exons ATGGGGTTAACTGGTGCAGATCAC aTGCCTGCAGCTGCCTTCACCGTGGACAGTATAAGCACAGCCATGCTACTCCTGCTCCTGGTTCTCACCTGTCTGTGCCTGACCCTCAGCACAGGGGGCAAGGGCCAGctgaccccaggccccaggcccctcttattcctgtgaaacctgctgCAGCTTCACTCACAAGGCAGGCTGACCTCTCTCACCAAG ctgaGCAAGAAGTATGGCTCTGTGTACACAGTGCACTTGCGGCCCAGGCAGGTGGTGGTCCTCAGTGGGTACCAAGCCATAAAGGAGGCCCATGTGGACCAGGCAGAGGAGTTTAGTGGCCATGGCAGCTACCCCACCTTTTTCAACTTCACTAAGGGCAATG gcATCACGTTCTCCAATGGGGAGCAGTGGAAGGTCCTCAGGAAGTTCTCTATCCAGATTCTGTGGAACTtcgggatgggggaggggagctttGAA GAGCAGATCATGGAGGAAGGCAACTTCCTGCTGGTGGAGCTGTGGAAAACTGAAGGTCGGTCTCCTAGA CCCTTTGACCCCACGTTTGCGCCCAGCCGCTCAGTGTGCAACATAATCGGCTCCGTGGTCTTCAGCAGCCGCTTCGACTACGACGATGAGCGTCTGCTCACCATTACCCACCTCCTTCATGACAGCTCTCAAATCCTGAGCAGCCCCTGGGGCGAA TGGTACAACAGCTTTCGGAGCCCGCTGGACTGGGTGCCCGGGCCGCAGTGACGCCTTTTCCAGAACCTTGGGCGCATGAAGGAC GACCTCATTGCCTGCAGTGTCCGCGACAACCAGGCCCCTCCTGACACCAGCTCTCCCCGAGATTTCATTGATTGCTTCCTCATCAAGATGGAACAG GAGACGCGGAATCCGCTGAGCCACTTCCACGTGGATACCCTTCTGAGGACCACACATAACCTTCTCTCTGGCGGCACCGAGACCTTGAGCACCACGCCGAGCCCGCCCTCCTCGTGGTACAGAA TGGTGGGATGCGAGTGGCTGCCGGCTCTGGAAGACCAAACGGCAGTGCCTCACGCAGATGCTGTGATCCACGAGGTGCAGCGCTTCGCGGACGTCATCCCGCAA AACCTGATTCACCACGTCATTCAGGACACGACCTTTCGAGGCTTCCTGCTACCTGAA GGTACCAGCGTCATCACCCTCCTTCACACAGTGCACTACAACCCCAGCCAGTGCCTGACACCCCAGGAATTCAACCCTGAGAATTTTCTGGATGCCAATCAGTCCTTCAAGAAAAGCCCTGCCTTCATGCCCTTCTCAACCA GCCGCAGGCTGTGCCTGGGGGAGTCCTTAGCGCCCAAGGATCCCTTCCTCTACCTCAACACCATCCTGCAGAACTTCTCGCTGCAGCCGCTGGAGGCGCCAGAGGACATCGACCTGACCCGCCTCAGCTCCGGTCTCGGCAATTTGCCGCGCCCCTTCCAGCTGTGCCTGCGCGCGATGACACCTGAGCCCTTCCAGATTCACCTGTGGGCGATGAGGCCCACCCCTCGAGGCTGCTGTGCCCCTCTTCTCGGTCCACTGTGCCCCCATCCCTCTCGCTAtcactccctttccctcacttTGTGCCTGCCACATGCCCATCCTTCACCCTCCCGTCTTTACCGGATCTGCGCACCCAGAGGCAAAGACTCGGGGAAG CGCTCTGGCCACTGGGCTCCGGTGTTCACAGTGCAGCCGGGTCCGCGCCCTGCAATGGTGCTGTGCGGCTATGCAGCGCTGTGGGACGCGTTAGTGCTGCACGCGGATACCTTCTACAGTCGCTGGGACAGGGCCACCTTTTGA